DNA sequence from the Cydia fagiglandana chromosome 12, ilCydFagi1.1, whole genome shotgun sequence genome:
AATGTTCAAAGTGGCCTCCCTCTTGTCGAATGCAGGCACGAGCGCGTTTCAGAACACCTCTGGTAGCTTTAGACAAGGCGTTGTGATGTATGTTGTTCAAATGATAATGCACTGCGTCTTTTAACTCTTGTACCGAGTTGTAAGTATCTGCATAAATTCGACCTTTAAGGTACCCCCAAATGAAAAAATCCAACGGTGTTAAATCGGGTGAACGTGGTGGCCATTTAATAGGGCCATTTGTGCCCATCCAGCGATCAAGAAAATGTTCATTTAAAAACTGTTTCGTAGCGATACTATTGTGGGCAGGGGCGCCGTCTTGTTGGTAGATgatattattcaaattatttaatggaattGCCATATCTACTAAATCCACAGCCATGTTTAATATTTCCTGATATTTTTGACTATTCAATGTTCCATGGTAAATTTTAATGGCAAAGATTTTATTATCTAATATTGCACACCAACAATTAAAGGAAAAGCGGACCTGGTTATGGGTTGCCGTAGTTCGGAAGGGGTTTGTACGTGCccaaaaatgattattttttctatTGTACATGCCATTGTTTGAAAAATTGCATTCATTTGTCCAAATAATCCGGCTTGGAAAAGACGGGTTTCTAATCGAGCATGCTACAAACCACTGGCAAAATGCTAATCTCCGGTCAGTGTCTCCTGGAAGCAATGCTTGTACAAGATGACCTTCTATgtaacacttgtacttgtaagcCTTCAATACCTTTCGTACTGTAGATTTATGCACACCGATAGTGTTAGCAGCTTCCCTCAATGAGGCTTTTGGGTAGGCTTCAAAATATCCTAAGATTGCGATAGttgtaaattcatttattactgtGGCTCGTCTCTtccgttttaatttaaaacagccTCCCTTTCTTAAATTTTTCACCAGTTTGTCAAAAATTTTGCGGTCCGGTTGATCGCGGTCCGGATAACGTTCCCGATACCACTGTAACGCATTCACAGAGCTacgataatttacaaaatacgcTTCAATTAAATCTACTTTATGCGAGTTTGGTAATTCCATGACGAAAACTTAACATAATGTTAActttaaacaatgaaatatcaagtaaaatactgtttgtttcaagaagttccaaatttaaaatttgttttttttttaaattagatttgTAAGGTAAGGCTCGCGTAAGAATAtcttaaagtattttaaaaaaCTGTTGCCTCACTCAAGGAGAAGTTGAAAAAGTTGTGGTTATTAGACTCCTGATGTAGTTAGAACTGaatactttatatgtatatatatatatatttatatataggttatatgtttatgtatacatatatgtatatgtgtattttatgtaagtatatgtctaagtatatatatgtataggtatgtttatagtttatgcgtatttatactatttattaatatgtacctagtactgttttttttttctttaagtgCTTATTTGCTCTCGTCGTCCTTTATGTGTATCCAAAATTCTCATAGTGCTATttgtccatattaaattgtctttcacctgttagtatctgatcctttcgcattttctcaaaggttagctggaagagatcccttttagggataagttcgcctttgtacataacatttttatttttgttttgtttttgtccattttatgtaaacctgtttatgtgcaataaagtgacatacatacatacatacatttaatcctttttaaaccaaataaagtgttccaaattcaaatgtaaaactggaataggcaatattttttaaataaaaaccttgCAGTGGGCAGTGGTTTTCAATTTACACGGGTTGTAAAAATGAAAAcgattttcttaaatttgactaacttctgctgtcccgatttttttcttcccatacaataaaatgatcccctcatgaaactgagtagatgtgcgtcaaaaaaaaatttcatcaaaattaatcatttttagggacaactcacacttgaccaaaattttgcctataccaatttttttttcacaaaaaagtacctaatgtttcctAAGACAGTTTCCCTGTATCTGTTATACTTTAGGATttccccatactgtcccacttaaaaaaaacacactgtataaataACGAAGAAACATATTATGATACATGCACGAAATGAAGAAAATTCACGCGtgaatgataataaaataatatcaatttGATATCGGAATTtaagttcgaattggcctccttATACTGACAGACAAGATGGCATAATTTTTGCTTACATTCTTTATTATCAGTTTTAATCGTTGTTATCTGCATTTACTCTGTTCTGTTGTTTTGCTCTAGTAACTTGTTTGAGGGAAATAGAGTGTTTTTTCTCaattagtaataaaaataaaataccttaTCATTCACGATCACCAGCACTGGAATTACAAAAAGGTAGTTTCGTAACCATGCACTTATATAAAGGAAGagatttatttactttacaaataaataccttAAGAATACGATCACTTATAtttattctattatttttatctaaTGTTTACAATAACAAATCAGACACGACTATTTTTCTcccaaaaaacaaaatgttataATCGCCAAACTAACTTCTTATAAATAATGACTTTTTGATATGAATATAACATACAGTTTACTATGCTGAATACATTGCCCTATTAACTGGAGATAATATTATCTTTGTAACTGTTCTATTTGTTAATGACTCTAGTGATTGAGCTGCATTTATTTGCTACTAAGTAGGTAGTATAACTTATAGGTTATTAAACAATTAGAAATTGCATTGCTTACTGTTAGGGTGAATTataatttttagtcggttcgagtcccgggcgaggcaagcgagttttagaaaatctctaaatgcagttttgtttaatttttagaataaaggaatgtctcctttaagtaaaattagccaggttaaggatttaaggtttcccttcagggcccgacttatctttccacactgtatatgagAAATCGCTCGTTAGTATGAAGATGCGTACAAGCTGAAAACATGCGTACGCATCTCCATACTAACGagcgataaaataaaatatggctCATGCTCGAAATGCTGCTCGATGCTGACAGATGTGATTCCAGCCCTATTATTTTCGTAggcgacatctagcatcgagtagcggaattatcagtaccgctacttgatacgaGAACTTTTGCCCATAGTAAAAATTGTATTGaataacaatttacaactaatattaaagcagaaggagttgaaaatagagttccggttaatacGGTTATAAAATTAGCTACAAATTATTGAGCCTTAGACTTTTTCGTCGTGGCAAAAACTATTGTCAGGTAGCAGTACCTagtgataattccgctacttgaTGCTAGATTTCAACTATCAATATAATTTAGTCGTTTTGGTATCAATGTATGGAGTGACCAGTCtatatatttttagtgttccgtacaaaactttgtttacggaacacttatgggatcacttcggtcttgttagtgttccgtacaaaactttgtttacggaacacttatgggatcacttcggtcttgcaaatcagttaaatacgtttttctcagagaccgtttgacatagatacctaaaatttggaacagttatagcaattaccaccactcatattgtgaataagtcaaaactgcttatttcttattaaagggggaaatttagggggttgagaggggtaggctgaaacttttttcatttgtaagaatcgtgtggggtaccattagaaagcttgcaaaaaattgagtcgatggactgattttgacttcattttagactgcaatagtttcgtcaaaaaatgcatttaaagttgcaagttttcatacaaaaattttcacctctgtcctggcgattttcgcgaaaactatagctaacaggcagctgaccagtcaatacccaacttaaagaagcatggagacggcgggaaaattatcagcttaactttatctttattagtttttcaactgcagcttgacctttggttgcttagggctagctaactgatgcttacactggtcaattcatattaggcgagaaacatccttagttaaaactttggcattgaaatttatgacttatgtctttaacataaagtttaattctgcttgcttatttttgtgggatatttaattttatcttaatagcctactataagtatgagagagatctacaaaatacgaccttattatattgcaaataagtttcaatttcgaacgggctttccaagcaatggactagcatctcaaaaatctgaaaaattcaaattaagaattccgttcttgactgtcgttgtgtttttttttccacaataggacacatagagttagtaaggcgtatagagataataaagtcatttaatatttatgaacagctttggcctcatgtatagattttattgagagtatctgattcgtcgaaacaatatacacaatattccttttcattaagtaccattacatttctgtattaattgtataattataatatctattaattatattcagtacttatgtatatttttgaacggatcggtgagcaacaagattcagggctataaccgcgaaaatagaagttcgcaaattgcgagcatttttctctgtcactctaattacgccttcattggagtaaaagagaaagatccccgcaaattgcgaatttcggtttacgcggtagcccctcagtcctgttacgagaaaataattttggaagacattaataaatagtacctatatgacagttaaatatcacagttttttagaaacaaaggtaaaattgacgaaatatttaaagtaagccgatcttgtattttagcagttctaaataatattaaagtctatatatatggcatagaactagaaacaaaatcaaataaaaaataataatgagttctaaattcaaattgaaggagttatgttacattttaaggtattataggccaagcgcgcaccacgatataaatttttgcgacacgattttagaatcgcgctgtaatatatcgcagaaaattcactgcgcgcactgcgatgaaaatgaaaaagtcgaccagtcgcttgtcatgaaacgtgtctttaatatgcgattgctgtaagactggtgatccccgtctatttccataattaaatggtcaacatctagcgtctcattttgagactccattggaggtgcaggtgccgagatgttggggtttggagagcgaaatgccgactgaggtccggccggggtgcgattttattatcatagtgcgcgcggggccatacaactccgcatgctgcaattcactttgcgacaatcgcgtcgcgaacaattgcggaaaaatgtgacaaatcacgatttaaaaatcgctgcgatttttttgtcgcatatgcgcgcacttacatataaacacatacgttgcatttctgcgacaaaattatcgcaggacaaaaaatcgtggtgcgcgcttggccttactctaaatcattataatacatcaagcattcgcgagatgctcgacttcggtattcaaacacaaagcaatagtacaagaatctaactaaatgtaaaggccgaaggagcgattcgaagatccgaagtgtccgacagacgcgcgcctcccgtaacttttccaagtatttttaagtacaagtgtctaagtcgcaaaatccaaaggctgaagtcgcattgggccgaaagtccgaagcatccaggaggtcagttctaaacacaggtaattaatacaagtgtctaaatgcgaaggccggaggccgagctccgcgtagggccgaaggcccgacgcctgcaagatgtcagtggttaaacacagaactgacagcctggacgcttcgggccttcggccctacgcggagctcggccttcggccttcgcatttagatacttatactattgttctgtgtttaagtactaacatcctggacgcttcgggccttcgtccctacgcggagctcggccttcggctttcgcatttagacacttgtactattgttctgtgttaaagcactgacatcctggacgcttcgggccttcgggctacgcggaggtcggcctttggccttcacatttagacacttgtactattgctctgtgctaaagcgatgacattttgctaaagctcggccttcggccttcgcacttagacactttgtactattgttctgtgtgtgtagttgaatacggtaccctaaaaacaggcaaacaacctctgtaaaaagtaacgatgcgagcggtacggctaccatcagtttggcattgacataaacgctatcgtgggcgtgaacgtaatttactttctatgcatctcgctcgtactgacatattagtgcgaaagagatatacctataggaagtaaattacgttcacgatatcgtttatgtcaatgccaaactgatggtagccgtacggaacactaaatgcctcgagctatctcggacttggccaaattattttctCTACGCCTTAATACTTATATCTCGTAATAAAGTGTGATAACCGGCCTCCTGACCTTGGTCGGTGTCTGGAAACTGGAAACGTAATGAGGAAGCTGACACTATATGTGGAAGTGCCGTCCTTTCTGCAATCTCATTTTAGCGCGCTTTGTTCTTTGGCTATAGAGATATTTGTTAGAAATGGATATGAATTATCGTCGCGTGTGTTTTGTGTATGTAAAACAGTATTTTTTACTCAGACGAGTtatggatgactcacgctagaccgggccggggccgggccggagctttcggcgcttcattttctatggaaaacaccacgtgatcaccgatcagccgtcatagaaaatgacatgaaGGACGCCTcagcccgggcccggcccggtctagcgtgagtcatcctttaaccgGTAGATAGATTTGTTTATACTTCTTTTCACATGTTGGTaacttaaaggtgacagtccatttccaacgacagctgcattactgttcattttactatggaaattgacaatgacagcgacgcgttcagtaccggtagtgcagctgcggttagaaatggaatgttaccataaatgtTTTTGTCGACAGAGCACCGCTCCGCTCCCCACGCCGCAAGCGCCGCGGACGCAGCGAATTCAGCATGGACGACGATGACTACTCACCAAACAACTCGGTCGTATCCGTCAACTCCTTGGCTAGTCTGCTACGGGAAAAGTTGCAAGTAAGTTTGGCTTGTTTGTGTTAGCATGGCCCCTAATCCTGTGCTAGAAGCGTCGGTATTCAACATATATGAAGGTAAATAGTTTGCTCAGCAACTTAGTTTTCATTAacttcgacgaccggtctggcctagtcgatagtgaccctgtctgtgaagccgatggtcctaggttcgaatcccggtaagggcatctATTTGTGTGATGACGATTAGCACaggtatttgttcctgagtcatgggtgttttttaAAGATAATGGCCACCGtgccaatttatttattttaatctattTTCGTTTTCCTCTTCTGATTGAATATTTCATTTCCAGAGCATCCCTCAAAAGATCCGCAAGAAGCCGACCGACTACAAGCTCCGCGCGTTCGTCGGTCTCATGTTCTTAGCTGTTGTGTTCTTCGTTGGCTTCGCGTACGTGCTGTACCATCAACAAGCCAGCAGCCAGGTAGAATCACTTTCTCTCTCTGATCCTAGACAAAGAGCATCCCTCAAAAGATCCGCACGAAGCCGACCGACTACATGCTGTGCGCGTTCGTTAATCTCATGTTCTTAGCTGTCCTTCGTCGGCTTCAGCAGGACAGCAGCCAGCAGCCAGGTAGATATTTGTCCGTTTCCGATTATACCAGTCCTTTACTTtcattgatttatttaattGCACAAACTTTATCACatgaaattcaaaaatattttgattgttTCTACCCACAACATCCCTGACATCCCTATCCATCTTTTGCTTCAAATCGCATTCTAAAATGCCGTTTAGAATTCCATGTAATATCAAgattaaactatttttatttaagtatcacgGTATTGAAGAAGTATTGTTCTTCTTCAGTCGAAATGTTGAACTATAAAGTTCTTCGGTCCCTTAATGTTGAGGATAGTGACACCattatccttctgttgaagcccaggttcctccataggctTCTATTCTCTGAAAAAGTATAGtggtgtattaaaaaatatgatttCAGGCATATTTCGACGCAGTGCAATTTAACGAGCCGAAGAGATTGCTGAGAATTCATAGTGCTGATGACAATGAGATACTCAGGGCTAGTCTTGGTAAGTCAACTTATCAGTTTAATCTCTTAGGCTCTAGCCAACTATTATTATTTTCCTGGACATTATCATATCGTACATGATGTAGACAGGACTTGGCAGATATGACCTCAGTTTGGGGCGCAATCATCAACAGAAGTTCCTTCCGAGAAGGACGGATTATTTCGAAGTTTTTAATGGTGTGTCTTTTTCTAGCGGTGAATTTGCCAGCCAAGCAGAAGGCGTTCCCCTGCCTACCAGCGCACCGTCGTGTCGGCTCCGAGTGTCTCGAATGGCAACAGTCCGCTCGTTTCTACCTCAAGTGTCTGCCCCATGACCCTGGCTTAGATAACACTACGTGCTACTCGGTAGAGTGGCAGGCGCTACGTCATGGTAAGAAAGATAGCTTTTTGCTAGTTTCCATTACGCACtgacagataggtacagaatagaacttaaaataatacaatttacaAGTGTAAGTGCAAATCAGTCAGTCAATTTTATGTTATCACTTCTGTTTTAAAAGCATAAATCACAAGACGGATTATTTTTATGACTGTTTTGACACTAAATTATTTAGCAAAGGAAACAGCATTTTCACGGATTCAGTAAAATAGTCTTCATTTGTTTTGCTGTTTTCAGACGTCTATCCCACCGACTGCTTTGACTGGAGCGAAACGAAAACCAACTGGTACGGCGGTGGACAAGCGTCCAACCTCTCTTGGCCTCTCAACAACGGAACCATTGACTACACTCCCTTTATCACCGGAAACATACAGAAATCACAGTTTGGAAACGTCCTCACCAGATACCTCATCAACTCTAAAGGTGCAGCCGTCATTATTGACGAAGAAACTCCATTACATATCGCAATCAATAAAGGAATTAAACAAATATGCATCAAAGCACAGCATGATAACTTCGCATACGCCAACAAACTCACAGAATTCCCTGAGATGAGGTACAACATATGCACTTCAAGAGACATGAAATCGTTGCATtcttcaatacacaatcaccaaAGAGCGCCTTTGTGGGATGGTCTCAAACCAGCAGATATGATGACCTTGGAGTCTTTGATAACTGAACCAGTCTGGCAAATAGCACCAAGGTTCAAGCATGAACTACAAGCAGAAACCATTTCAAAATATACCGAAGATGTTATTAATCTAGGCTTCCTAAAACAAGGACATGTTTTGATTAACGAATATTGGCAGAACGAGATAGGCGATCTAACTGTTGATACTAGTAGATTCGAGACTTTAAACATAACTGTAGACAAACTACACCGAAGAGGTTTTAAAGTAGCGTTCACAATCCAGCCCTTCATAAGCACGGAGAGTAAGAATTTCGCTGAATGTGTGCAAAAGAGACTGTTAGTTAGTGAACGAGAAAGCGATAGAAGAATACCAGCCTTAACCAGATTTAAATCTTTAGCGAGCGCTGGCATGCTAGATATAACTAATAACAGAACAGTTCCATGGTTCACTGAAAAGATACAAGCAGTCATAGATAAATATCACATAGATTCCTTTTACTTAGATTTAGGGACAGCTTATGATATGCCGATGTATTATCAATGTGAAAAGCGGTTAATTAACCCTGATCAATACAAGACCATTTTCACGAAGACATTTGAGAAATCCTTAAACATTATTGGAGTGTCAGGTGCCGTGTCGCTACCGAGACCGCCTATCTTTGTGTCACTACCGCCATTTGAGTCGACTTGGGAAGCGTTACGCTCGGTCATACCAACGATGCTGACTTACGGCATTAGTGGGTACCCGTTCATCATGCCTGGTGCTGTGGGTGGAGACATCTACTGGCCTGGTAGCGAGCAGTTCCTGCCTTCTTCTAAAGGTACTTACTTTGATTTCATCACCACCCTTCTTACTTATATCTATTTTAAAAGATAAACAGTGAAAGAAATACTTGTGAAACTACTTACATGTTATGTATATATTAGGCTTATTATGAATGTTTCTCCATGGAAGCTAAAACTTTTATTTGGCTTGATTTCTTCTCATTTCCCCTATTTTAATAGCACTAGCTAATCTTTGCAGTTGCCTTATTTTACCTTGTCATCCATATCATCATTATATTTTCACCTATTTCTGTCTGCTTAGACCTTTGATTTTTTCCAGGATTACTAGAGTCAAACGCAACAAGCACAGAAACGAAGAAGCTGCCAGAAGTGGAGTTGTACATGCGCTGGCTACAGATGGCGACGTTCCTGCCCGTGATGAAGTTCACACATCTCCCCAGCAAGTACAACGACGAGAAGGTGCTGGAGATGGCGAAGAACTTGACCACGCTTAGGCAGAAGACGGTAAGAAGACATGGAGACAGatattattcataaaactatttgtaaacctgtgttaaATTTTCTAATAAGCAAACAAGAAgttttgacaaaataataaccTGATGAATTTGAGACTTAATTTTTGGTGAAAGCACTACATATATATAGGTTAATAATCCAGTAAaaggaaattatttttttcgccAAGGACAGTTTGGCCATGCTTACCCGGCTAGACGTCATTTACCCCCAATTAGATTATGGTATGGAGTGGTCACACTCGTAAAAAAACTCAAAGCAACTCATAACAACATTGAATTAGCGATGTGGATCCATAAAAAGCTAAGTTCATCTATATAGTCCAGATAATTTCCAAACTTAAGTGAGGGAAATATTGCTCGTAAAACCGGTGGCGCCGAACTTTCTTAACTTTTAGGCTTCAATTCAATATATTATGTACGATAGACATGAATAGGAACATTAATATTATCTATTCCCTTTTGCAGATAACCCCTCTCCTCCTAAAATACAAGCGCGAAGCTCTAGAAGAAGGTTTACCTCTAATTAGACCTCTATGGCTGGTGACCGGTGGTGACCCCTTGCTGGTGGTAAAGGACGAGTTTGCGATCGGAGACGACATCGTGGTGGCCCCCGTGCTTTACCCGGGACAGACTACTAGAGAAGGTAATATGTTGTAATTTTCTTTTAGCGAAAATCAAAATTCCTAGAACATAGGACATCTACCGAAGGTACACTAAGTTACACAACTTTTTCTCCTACTACCTTCTGCCTTCCAaaatagagttagatcaagaaaaatctgcagagattttgacaacacacgcagtgcaggtgttattttaaacgtcaaacttctataaaattacgGCGTAACACCGGCACTGCgtatgctgtcaaaatctctgcagacttttcttggtctaactctagttgtCTTTCATTTTACGAATAATACGTTAGAAGCTTTTATTTTCAATACGTGCAAGCTTGTCATACTATTCATAGAAACGTTTCTACAGCCCAAACTTAATGAGGAttcatagttttatttcagaATTCCTATGGGCTATGACCATTGGTTATTAAATCCGTCCGATTTGTTAGCAAGATTTGACTCTGTTCCAGATGTCCAATTGAATTAAGCGTATTACTACATATATTACAGAACTATCATGTTTGATGGATATCAAAGGGCACATgatctataaaatatttgcaAGCTTGGCctcaaataactattaaaattgcgatttatatataggtattattatttttttcttggTTTTCAGTATACCTCCCAGCGGGCCTTTGGGAAGACGGTATCGACGGCTCTATGCGCAAGGGCAGCCGCTGGATGCACGAGTATCGAGTACCGATCAATCGCGTCGCCTACTTCAAACGGTTACCCAGCGATTTGCGTTTTCGGTAGCCCTATTTAAAGATAACTGATTGCAGCCTTTATGCTGTTGAAATAAGGCTTATATTTGTCAGTTTAGAGACCACAGTAGCATCTTTTGAGTTTCGCTCGTAGTTGCGTctagcagcagccatagagttacggctcggccacgacatagAGCCTTGCGGCGGCGGTAGCGATAATCATAGattggagcgtgacacagcgataggacctttcgctccaacctatggctATCGCtaccgccgtcgcaagtcgctggATGTCGGGTCCCACTGGGTCCAGCCGTTTGAGTTGATTAGACGCCCTCAAGTcactcgggagacgctagtgtgaggGCTATTTTAACAACTACTTGCATCGAGTTGACTTTACTTCACGACAGTAAGCTTTACAATGGTCAGTCTATACAAAGCTGTTAgatacagtcaacagcagaagttgctaagcgggccaggtgttcaaaattaccttgacacgctcttattattttaacaataaagtcgcgtcaagatcaattttaacacctggcccgcttagcaacttctgctgctgactgtacaagagtACAGAGTGAGATTTAAGTgcgtttttttgtaaatttttgatGACTTCCTCGTGCTCTTCTTCGCTTTACTGCAAGTTGAAAAACACATTGTGACGACATATTGAAAGATCTTGATTTCTCATCTCCTACACTGCCAATtgtgtaaaaattaaatgcaaTGCTCTTGTATTGCATAATCAAAGTAAGTTatatctatttatattttattatcttcaAAGTAATTTGTATTAATTAGGTTCTTGTCATTGACCTCGTTCTGTACTTTCATTTGAATTGTCTCACACAAAAATTAaaacgcagtgcaggtgttattttaaacgtcaaccttctatgaaactatgacacactataacactggcactgcgtgtgctgtcaaaatctctgtagacttttcttggtctaactctattaattATCGTTgttatgaaacaaaaataacaaaTCAAGCTGAGAATTTTAACTTTAATCAGCCTACTGTCAACTGTCTTTTACTTGTCATGTTACTTTCCTCGTCGCTGTATTGGGGTGTTAGCATATTTGATAGTCGTAAGATTTTTTCGATCATATTCTTCTGTATCTAGTCTTTATAAATAATTCAATGTTAGCATTTGTGCCATTTATTTGATgactttctaaaacaaaataagatatgtgacgttatctatgaaaagggaccttacgggcgcttacgccattattaacgatgctccgatataaatacaaagcCGCGCGACGACGCTGTGctgcgtaagcgccatcgacaatatatggtcccttttcatacacggtgtaacacgaggaaaccgaataattttaaccacgcatttctgaggtcaaaagaaggaaaaaatgtaatataagttTAGGTCAACTTcgccaaaagaaaaaaaattgtttcgattttaaattttttgaatgtatttgtacataaaaaatgaatgttattggtaaacttgtcacttaaaattgatttttacattttttttcgtaaaacctactttttggaaagttttacttgtcacttttCGACATCTAagtatcaataaggatatttagattacgtcccatagcagcaacatcaccatcaaaaaggccttttacactatgtaacaataaaaacttgtttttttaaattaatattatctctgactctaggcgaatttcaaaaaagtttataggacattttatgtctctaaatatgatcaggaatacgctgtcaaaagaaggaaaaaatgtaatataagcTTAGGTC
Encoded proteins:
- the LOC134669407 gene encoding myogenesis-regulating glycosidase isoform X4; this encodes MDDDDYSPNNSVVSVNSLASLLREKLQSIPQKIRKKPTDYKLRAFVGLMFLAVVFFVGFAYVLYHQQASSQAYFDAVQFNEPKRLLRIHSADDNEILRASLAVNLPAKQKAFPCLPAHRRVGSECLEWQQSARFYLKCLPHDPGLDNTTCYSVEWQALRHDVYPTDCFDWSETKTNWYGGGQASNLSWPLNNGTIDYTPFITGNIQKSQFGNVLTRYLINSKGAAVIIDEETPLHIAINKGIKQICIKAQHDNFAYANKLTEFPEMRYNICTSRDMKSLHSSIHNHQRAPLWDGLKPADMMTLESLITEPVWQIAPRFKHELQAETISKYTEDVINLGFLKQGHVLINEYWQNEIGDLTVDTSRFETLNITVDKLHRRGFKVAFTIQPFISTESKNFAECVQKRLLVSERESDRRIPALTRFKSLASAGMLDITNNRTVPWFTEKIQAVIDKYHIDSFYLDLGTAYDMPMYYQCEKRLINPDQYKTIFTKTFEKSLNIIGVSGAVSLPRPPIFVSLPPFESTWEALRSVIPTMLTYGISGYPFIMPGAVGGDIYWPGSEQFLPSSKGLLESNATSTETKKLPEVELYMRWLQMATFLPVMKFTHLPSKYNDEKVLEMAKNLTTLRQKTITPLLLKYKREALEEGLPLIRPLWLVTGGDPLLVVKDEFAIGDDIVVAPVLYPGQTTREVYLPAGLWEDGIDGSMRKGSRWMHEYRVPINRVAYFKRLPSDLRFR
- the LOC134669407 gene encoding myogenesis-regulating glycosidase isoform X3, translating into MISERAPLRSPRRKRRGRSEFSMDDDDYSPNNSVVSVNSLASLLREKLQSIPQKIRKKPTDYKLRAFVGLMFLAVVFFVGFAYVLYHQQASSQAYFDAVQFNEPKRLLRIHSADDNEILRASLAVNLPAKQKAFPCLPAHRRVGSECLEWQQSARFYLKCLPHDPGLDNTTCYSVEWQALRHDVYPTDCFDWSETKTNWYGGGQASNLSWPLNNGTIDYTPFITGNIQKSQFGNVLTRYLINSKGAAVIIDEETPLHIAINKGIKQICIKAQHDNFAYANKLTEFPEMRYNICTSRDMKSLHSSIHNHQRAPLWDGLKPADMMTLESLITEPVWQIAPRFKHELQAETISKYTEDVINLGFLKQGHVLINEYWQNEIGDLTVDTSRFETLNITVDKLHRRGFKVAFTIQPFISTESKNFAECVQKRLLVSERESDRRIPALTRFKSLASAGMLDITNNRTVPWFTEKIQAVIDKYHIDSFYLDLGTAYDMPMYYQCEKRLINPDQYKTIFTKTFEKSLNIIGVSGAVSLPRPPIFVSLPPFESTWEALRSVIPTMLTYGISGYPFIMPGAVGGDIYWPGSEQFLPSSKGLLESNATSTETKKLPEVELYMRWLQMATFLPVMKFTHLPSKYNDEKVLEMAKNLTTLRQKTITPLLLKYKREALEEGLPLIRPLWLVTGGDPLLVVKDEFAIGDDIVVAPVLYPGQTTREVYLPAGLWEDGIDGSMRKGSRWMHEYRVPINRVAYFKRLPSDLRFR